Proteins encoded within one genomic window of Eurosta solidaginis isolate ZX-2024a chromosome 1, ASM4086904v1, whole genome shotgun sequence:
- the LOC137248939 gene encoding sorbitol dehydrogenase-like, translating into MAKDNLTAVLYGIEDLRLEQRPIPEIADDEVLLAMDSVGICGSDVHYLVNGRIGDFIVNKPMVIGHEAAGVVAKVGKKVKHLAVGDRVACEPGVPCRYCDHCKVGKYNLCPDMVFCATPPYDGNLTRYFKHAADFCFKLPDHVSMEEGALLEPLSVGVHACRRAGVELGSKVLVLGAGPIGLVTLLTAKAMGAEKILITDLVQQRLDVAKELGATHTLLINKNDTAEDVVKQVHAVMGAEPDKSIDCCGAESTTRVSILGTRSGGCVVIVGMGVAEPKIPLMNALVREVDIRGVFRYCNDYPAALALIASGKINAKRLITHHFDITETAKAFETARYGHGGAIKVMIHVQPRGINNKA; encoded by the exons atggcaaaagacAATCTAACAGCAGTATTGTATGGCATTGAGGACTTGCGTCTG GAGCAACGCCCTATACCGGAGATTGCTGATGATG AGGTACTTCTTGCTATGGACTCAGTAGGCATTTGCGGTTCTGATGTACATTACTTGGTTAATGGACGTATTGGCGATTTCATAGTTAACAAACCAATGGTTATCGGACACGAGGCAGCTGGCGTTGTAGCTAAAGTTGGCAAAAAAGTGAAACACTTAGCTGTTGGCGATCGTGTCGCTTGTGAACCCGGTGTACCCTGCCGTTACTGCGATCACTGCAAAGTTGGTAAATATAATCTCTGCCCCGATATGGTGTTTTGTGCTACCCCACCATATGATGGCAATCTCACACGGTACTTCAAACATGCTGCCGATTTCTGTTTCAAATTGCCCGATCACGTAAGCATGGAAGAGGGTGCATTACTCGAGCCCCTCTCAGTGGGGGTACATGCTTGTCGGCGCGCTGGTGTAGAACTCGGCTCGAAGGTACTTGTACTAGGTGCTGGTCCAATTGGTTTAGTTACATTGCTTACTGCAAAAGCCATGGGCGCCGAAAAGATATTAATTACAGATTTGGTACAACAACGTTTGGATGTGGCGAAAGAACTTGGTGCTACGCATACCCTACTAATAAACAAGAATGATACTGCTGAGGATGTTGTAAAGCAGGTACATGCAGTAATGGGTGCAGAACCAGATAAGTCGATCGATTGCTGCGGTGCCGAGAGTACGACGCGCGTGAGCATTTtg GGCACACGTTCAGGTGGCTGCGTCGTTATTGTGGGCATGGGTGTGGCAGAGCCAAAAATACCTCTTATGAATGCATTAGTACGCGAGGTGGACATACGCGGTGTTTTTCGTTATTGCAATGA TTACCCTGCTGCGCTGGCGTTAATAGCTTCGGGTAAAATAAATGCGAAACGTTTAATTACACACCACTTTGATATCACCGAGACGGCGAAGGCTTTCGAAACTGCACGTTATGGCCATGGTGGTGCTATTAAAGTAATGATACATGTACAACCTAGAGGCATAAATAATAAAGCTTGA